The region TTCTGGGTCAGCACCCGCAGCAGCGCAGTGTCGATGACGGCTTCATCCAGCCGCCCGGACTCCAGTTCTTCGATGAGCTGCTCGCCGAAGGCATCCACGGTGGGAAGTTCCACGTCCACGCCGGCGGTCAGCGCCGCCGCAGCCGCCTCGCCGAGCGAACCGGCCACCCGGTGCAGTTCCTTGAGGAAGCTGATTCCGAAGTAGTCGGCCACCACGGTGCCGTCGAAACCCCACGTCTCGCGGAGCAGGCCGGTGAGCAGTGAGCGGTCCGCAGCGGAGGGGACGCCGTCGACGTCGGTATAGGCGTGCATCACCGAGCGCACCCCGGATTCCTGCACGGCCATTTCGAAAGGCACCAGCAGGACGTCCGCGCGTTCGCGCATGCCGACGGAGACCGGGGCCAGGTTGCGGCCGGCCTTGGATGCCGAGTAGCCGACAAAGTGCTTCAACGTGGCCACCACGCCCGCGCCTTCAAGTCCGCGGATGTAGGCCGAAGCGATGCTGCCCACCAGATACGGGTCTTCGCCGATGGTCTCCTCCACCCGGCCCCAGCGGGCGTCGCGGACGACGTCGAGCACGGGAGCGAGGCCCTGGTGCACGCCGACCGAGCGCATGTCGGTGCCGATAGCCGCACCGATCCGGCCGATCAGTTCCGGGTTGAACGTGGCACCCCAGGACAACGGCACGGGATACGCCGTGGCACCCCAGGCTGCGAACCCGGCCAGGCATTCCTCATGTGCCATGGCCGGGATGCCGAACCGGTTGGACTCGGCGATCCGCTGCTGGGTGCGCATCAGGGACAGGGCGCCCATGCCGGCGTCGACGGGCAGGGTGCCGAACGGTCGGGTGAGCTGACCCAGCCCGTTCGGCAGGAGATCCTCCAGCGGCACCGGTTCCTTCATATCGTGCTGGTGGGGTGCCACCTGGCCGCCTTCGCTGGAGGCGCCGACCCAGACGCCGAAGAGCTGGGCCACCTTTTCCCGCAGCGTCATCTGCTCTGCCAGCCGGGCGGCGCGCTCGCGGGCGGTCAGGGAGGTGTCCCGCCAGGGGAGGTGCTGGACTGTTGTTTCTGTCATGTCTACTTTCCGCCAACGCCCATAAGGCCCTGGACCAGTGCGCGGCGCGCAAAGAGGTACACCAGCAGGACGGGAACCATGGAGAGCATCACAGCGGCGAGGATGCCCGGCACGTTGATCCCGTACTGGGTTTGGAAGTTGAAGAGGCCAAGCGTGATCACCTTGGTGGATTCCGACTGGGTCAGGATCAGCGGCAGCAGGAACCCGTTCCAGCCCTGCAGTGCGGCGAACACCGCAATCGTGGACAGCCCGCCTTTGGACAGCGGCAGCACCAGGCGCAGGAAGGTGCGTGTGGTGGACGCTCCGTCCACGGACATGGCTTCGTAGAGTTCGGGGGTGATGTCCCGCATGGTCCCGGAGAGGATCAGCGTGCAGATCGGCAGTGCGAACGCGGCCGTGGGCAGGATGATGCCCAGCAGGGTGTCATACAGGCCCACCGAGTTGATCAGGTAGAACATGGGCACAAT is a window of Arthrobacter sp. zg-Y1171 DNA encoding:
- a CDS encoding carbohydrate ABC transporter permease, with amino-acid sequence MRTRPNYIAGAAVTVWLLIVALPLYVMVAASVQSRAEFSANGPLSVPTSLTFENFLLVFDSGFGKYFLNTFLVTAGVVGIVLLVVPPLSYAIVRSQSRSTTLIFRFFLLGLAIPVQAVIVPMFYLINSVGLYDTLLGIILPTAAFALPICTLILSGTMRDITPELYEAMSVDGASTTRTFLRLVLPLSKGGLSTIAVFAALQGWNGFLLPLILTQSESTKVITLGLFNFQTQYGINVPGILAAVMLSMVPVLLVYLFARRALVQGLMGVGGK